A window of Aquisalimonas asiatica genomic DNA:
CGCCGGTGGCGTTCATGAGTGCGTTCCTCAACAACACGCCGGTGGTGGCCATGCTCATCCCGGCGGTGAACGAGTGGGCACGCAAGTTCGGCCTGTCCAACTCCAAGCTGATGATCCCCCTCAGCTACGCGGCGATTCTCGGCGGCACCTGCACCCTCATCGGCACCAGTACCAACCTGGTGGTCAACGGCCTCGTGACCGAGCGCACCGGCGAGGGCATGCGCATGTTCGACCTCGCCTGGGTCGGTGTGCCCGTGGCGGTGGTGGGGCTTGCATTCATTCTGCTCACCACGCGCTGGCTGCTGCCCGAGCGCCAACCCGCCATGAGCCGCATGAGCGACCCGCGCGAGTACAGTGTGGAAATGCTGGTGGACACGGACGGCCCGCTGGTGGGCAAGTCCATCGAGAGCGCCGGCCTGCGCCACCTCTCCGGCATGTTCCTGGCCGAGATCGACCGCAACGGCTCGGTACTGCCGGCGGTGTCGCCGCGGGAGAAGCTCCAGTCGGGGGACCGTCTGGTGTTCGTCGGCGTGGTGGAGTCGGTGGTGGAGCTGCAGAAGATCCGCGGCTTGACGCCGGCAACGGAGCAGGTGTTCAAGCTCGAGGGGCTGCGTTCCCAGCGCATCATGATCGAGGCGGTGGTCTCGGGCAGCTGTCCGGTGGTGGGCAAGACCATCCGCGATGGCCGCTTCCGTTCCCGGTACAATGCCGTGGTCATCGCCGTGGCGCGCAACGGCGAGCGGTTGGGCGGCAAGATCGGTGACATCGTCATTCAGCCCGGCGACACCCTGCTGCTGGAGGCCCGCCAGTCGTTCGTGGACCAGCAGCGCAACAGCCGCGACTTCTTCCTGGTGAGCCAGGTGGAGGATTCGTCGCCGCCGCGCCACGAGCGCGCACCGCTGGCCATCGGGCTGTTGGGCGTCATGGTGGTCACCGCCGGGTTCGGCTGGCTGAGTATGCTGGAGGCGGCGCTGCTGGCGGCCGCCGGGATGCTCGTCACCGGCTGCTGCACGGTGGAGACCGCCCGGCGCAACATCGACTGGTCCGTGCTGCTGGTGATCGCCGCCGCCTTCGGCCTGGGCGCCGCCATGGACCAGACCGGCGTCGCGCTGGCCACGGCGCAGACGGTCATGGGGTTCGTGGGTGATGCGCCGCTGCTGAATCTGGCGGCGATCTACCTGCTCACGGCCGGTTTCACGGCGGTGATTACCAACAACGCCGCCGCGCTGCTGATGTTTCCCATCGCGTTCGCGGTGTCGTCGGATCTGGGCGTGAGCGTCATGCCCTTCGTGGTGGCGATCATGCTGGCGGCGTCCGCCAGTTTCGCCACGCCCATCGGCTACCAGACCAACCTGATGGTCTACGGGCCCGGGGGCTATCATTTTTCGGACTTTCTGCGCCTCGGGCTGCCGCTCAACCTGGTGACGGCGCTGGTGGCGATTCTGGTCATCCCGCTGGTGTGGGGATTCTGACCCCCGCGGGACCCTGATTCATACTTGCACGACGGAATAAAGAGGACACGGTTCATGAGTGACGCATCGAAAGACCTGACGCCGCCCCACGGCGGCACCCTGAAAGAGCTGCTGGTGGATTCGGACCGCGCGGCCGCACTGCGCGAGGAAGCGCGCGACCTGCCATCCTGGGATCTCACCGAGCGCCAGGTGTGCGATATCGAGCTGTTGCTCAATGGTGGCTTCTCGCCGCTGGACGGCTTCCTGCGCGAGGCCGATTACAACGCCGTGTGTGCCGACATGCGCCTGGCGGACGGCACCCTCTGGCCGATCCCGATCAACCTGGACGTCACCGAGGAGTTTGCCGGCAGCCTCAAGGCCGGCGCCCGCATCGCCCTGCGCCATCCCGAGGGCATGGTGCTCGCCATCATGACCGTCGAGGACAGCTACCGCCCGGACGTCCGCAAGCAGGCGGAGCAGGTCTACGGCGCGGCCGATGAGGCGCATCCGGAGGTCTTTCGCCTGTTCCACCAGACCAATCCGGTCTACCTGGGTGGCCCGCTGGAGGGCATCGAGCTGCCGCCGCACCACACCTTCAAGCACCTGCGCCACACGCCGCGGGAGCTGCGCGAGTGGTTCGCCAAGATGGGCTGGAACAACGTGGTCGCCTTCCAGACCCGCAACCCCATGCACCGGGCGCACGTGGAGCTGGCGAAGCGCGCATCGCAGAAGGGCGAGGCCAACCTGCTGATCCACCCCGTGGTGGGCATGACCAAGCCGGGTGACGTGGACTACTTCGTGCGCGTGCGCTGCTACCAGGAAGTGGTCAAGCACTTCCCCGAGCAGACCACCCAGCTCAGCCTGCTGCCGCTGGCCATGCGCATGGGCGGCCCGCGCGAGGCCGTGTGGCACGCCATCATCCGCAAGAACCACGGGTGCACGCGGTTCATCGTCGGCCGCGACCACGCCGGCCCGGGCAAGAATAGCGCCGGCGAGGACTTCTACGGCCCCTACGACGCCCAGGAGCTGGTGCGCAAGTACCAGGACGAGCTGGGCATCGTCATGCAGCCGTTCGAGGAGATGGTCTACGTGGAGGACATGGCGCAGTACGTCCCGCGCTCGGAGGTGCCCGAGGACGCCCGCGTCCTGAACATCTCCGGCACCGAGCTGCGCCGCCGGCTGAAAGAAGGGCTGGAGCTGCCGGACTGGTTCTCCTACCCCGAGGTCATCACCAAGCTGCGGCAGGCCTTCCCGCCGAAGCGCCAGCAGGGGTTCACGGTGTTCTTCACCGGCCTGTCGGGGTCGGGCAAGTCCACCATCGCCAACGTGGTCATGGCCAAGCTCATGGAGCACGGCACGCGGCCGGTGACCATGCTCGACGGGGACCTGGTGCGCAAGCACCTCTCCAGCGAGCTGGGCTTCTCCAAGGAGCACCGGGAGATCAACATCCGCCGCATCGGCTTTGTCGCCAGTGAGATCACCAAGAACGGCGGTGTCGCCATCTGCGCGCCCATCGCCCCCTACCGCGCCACGCGCCGGGAAGTGCGCGAGATGGTGAGCCAGGGCGGTGGTTTCATCGAGGTGTACGTGGCCACGCCGCTGGAAGTCTGCGAGGAACGCGACCGCAAGGGGCTGTACGCCAAGGCGCGCGCCGGGCAGATCAAGCAGTTCACCGGTATCGACGATCCCTACGAGGAGCCGGAGAACGCCGAGGTGGTCGTGGATACGTCCCGCTACTCCGCCGATGAGCTGGCCCAGCAGGTGATCCTGCACCTGGAGAAGCAGGGCTACATCGACCTGGACTGACCGACTACGGCGGGCGCAACCCGCAGGGTAGACCGTAGTGGACCGTAGGGTGGACCTTCAGGTCCACCATCGCGGAGACCCCTGGTGGACCTGAAGGTCCACCCTACGGGCCTACGGTCCACTATCCGACCATGGAGCGAGCATGACTCAACCCGATTTCGAGACCGTCGTTGCCATCGCCCGCCGCGCGGGCGATGCGATTCTCGCGGTCTACAATGGCCCCGACTTCGACGTGGAAACCAAGGACGATGACTCGCCGCTCACCGCGGCGGACCGGGCCGCCCACGCCATCATCGACCGCGAACTGCGGGCGCTCACGCCGGAGATCCCGGTGCTGTCCGAGGAGGGTGCCGACGTCCCCGCCGCCAAGCGCCAGCAGTGGCCGCGGTTCTGGCTGGTGGACCCGCTGGACGGCACCAAGGAGTTCATCAAGCGCAACGGTGAGTTCACCGTGAATATCGCGCTGGTGGAAGGCGGTCGCCCTGTCTGGGGCGTCATCCACGCCCCGGCGCTGGACACCACCTATGGGGGGGGAGTGGGTTCGGGTGCCTGGAAGCAGACCGGTGCCGACGGCGCGCGCGAGCCGCTGGCGGTGCGTACGCCCGATGACGGCCACGCCGTGGTCAAGAGCCGGTCCCACCCCAGCGGCGAGCTGGCGGCGTTCCTGGAGCGGATCACCGTCGCCGATGAAGTGCCCGTGGGCAGCTCGCTGAAGTTCTGTGTGGTGGCCGAGGGGCGGGCGACGCTCTATCCGCGCTTCGGGCCGACCATGGAGTGGGACACCGGCGCCGGCCAGGCCATCGTCGAGGCCGCCGGCGGGCGGGTGGTGATGGCGGAGGACGAAACCACGCCGCTCACCTACAACAAGGATGACCTGCGGAACGGGTTTTTCATCGTCTCGGCTTGATGGCCGGAAATCGCGACTGACGTCGCTC
This region includes:
- a CDS encoding SLC13 family permease encodes the protein MGWEAWLTVAVVVGVLGTLILTRMAADMVFLGGLTILLLAGVLDPSEAFRGLANQGLITVAVLYVVVSGLQETGGIHWVVQRLLGRPRSLAHAQVKLMTPVAFMSAFLNNTPVVAMLIPAVNEWARKFGLSNSKLMIPLSYAAILGGTCTLIGTSTNLVVNGLVTERTGEGMRMFDLAWVGVPVAVVGLAFILLTTRWLLPERQPAMSRMSDPREYSVEMLVDTDGPLVGKSIESAGLRHLSGMFLAEIDRNGSVLPAVSPREKLQSGDRLVFVGVVESVVELQKIRGLTPATEQVFKLEGLRSQRIMIEAVVSGSCPVVGKTIRDGRFRSRYNAVVIAVARNGERLGGKIGDIVIQPGDTLLLEARQSFVDQQRNSRDFFLVSQVEDSSPPRHERAPLAIGLLGVMVVTAGFGWLSMLEAALLAAAGMLVTGCCTVETARRNIDWSVLLVIAAAFGLGAAMDQTGVALATAQTVMGFVGDAPLLNLAAIYLLTAGFTAVITNNAAALLMFPIAFAVSSDLGVSVMPFVVAIMLAASASFATPIGYQTNLMVYGPGGYHFSDFLRLGLPLNLVTALVAILVIPLVWGF
- a CDS encoding bifunctional sulfate adenylyltransferase/adenylylsulfate kinase; the protein is MSDASKDLTPPHGGTLKELLVDSDRAAALREEARDLPSWDLTERQVCDIELLLNGGFSPLDGFLREADYNAVCADMRLADGTLWPIPINLDVTEEFAGSLKAGARIALRHPEGMVLAIMTVEDSYRPDVRKQAEQVYGAADEAHPEVFRLFHQTNPVYLGGPLEGIELPPHHTFKHLRHTPRELREWFAKMGWNNVVAFQTRNPMHRAHVELAKRASQKGEANLLIHPVVGMTKPGDVDYFVRVRCYQEVVKHFPEQTTQLSLLPLAMRMGGPREAVWHAIIRKNHGCTRFIVGRDHAGPGKNSAGEDFYGPYDAQELVRKYQDELGIVMQPFEEMVYVEDMAQYVPRSEVPEDARVLNISGTELRRRLKEGLELPDWFSYPEVITKLRQAFPPKRQQGFTVFFTGLSGSGKSTIANVVMAKLMEHGTRPVTMLDGDLVRKHLSSELGFSKEHREINIRRIGFVASEITKNGGVAICAPIAPYRATRREVREMVSQGGGFIEVYVATPLEVCEERDRKGLYAKARAGQIKQFTGIDDPYEEPENAEVVVDTSRYSADELAQQVILHLEKQGYIDLD
- the cysQ gene encoding 3'(2'),5'-bisphosphate nucleotidase CysQ → MTQPDFETVVAIARRAGDAILAVYNGPDFDVETKDDDSPLTAADRAAHAIIDRELRALTPEIPVLSEEGADVPAAKRQQWPRFWLVDPLDGTKEFIKRNGEFTVNIALVEGGRPVWGVIHAPALDTTYGGGVGSGAWKQTGADGAREPLAVRTPDDGHAVVKSRSHPSGELAAFLERITVADEVPVGSSLKFCVVAEGRATLYPRFGPTMEWDTGAGQAIVEAAGGRVVMAEDETTPLTYNKDDLRNGFFIVSA